CGTCCCAGCCGAAATATTCGAAGTCGATGAATCGCAGTCTGCCGTCGTCGGCGCGCAGCGCGTTGTGCAATCCGAAATCCGATGGGCTCAATGCGCGATGGGTGGGTGCCAGGTCCGCTGCGGGATCCCGGCCCAGTTCCGCATAGCGCCGACGAAGTTGCCGGATCGCGATGGCAGTGCTGGGAACCAGGCTGCCGTCCATGAACGCACGCAGGTCCGGCTGATCCTGCGATGCGCGCCTCAACCCGTCCAGGCGCTGCTCGTACTGGGCGATGGCTGCCTCGGGCGAGAAGATGCTGGCCGATGCGTTTCGCAAAGTCTGCGCGCCTTCGGCGTTGTGCAGCTTCTGAAGCTCGATCAGGAAGTCGGCCAACTGGTCGGCATCGTCGTCCCGGGGGCGCAGCACCGCCGAATCGCCGTCGAACCATTGATAGATCGCGCAGAACGCATTCGCGTCCTTTGCGATCGGCCGCGGTGTCGATGTGATGCCGTGGCGAGACAGAAACGAGAGCGCATCATATTCCTGTCCGAGGCGATCGCGCCCGTCGGATGGATAATGCTTGAGGGCGAGCGGCGGTCCCTCCGCCATCTCGAGCCGAAACACCCGGTTGTTGCCGCCGGACCGCGCCGGTTGCGCAGCCGCGACCCGCGCTCCGGCCAAGCGGCTGCCGATCGAGACCGCATCCTGCGCGCTGATGTCCGGCTCGCTCATGCCGCGAATACTCCGCGGTGGATATCGGCCCAGGTCGCGACCGGCTCGCAATGGGCGGGGTGAGGGGGCCGCGACTGCGTGAACAGGATCGATCGCGTCGTCTTCGGAAAATGCGGCTGCTCGAAGACGTCGACGAGATCGTCGATGAAGATGTCAAGCCCCAGGCTCGCGAGCCGCTCCACCTTGGCCGCAAGCGTATCCTCGAAATAGATGTTGCCCGCGGCCAGCGTCGCCTCGGCGGTGTCGGTCAGGCCTGCGGTTCGCAACCAGCCGCGCGCGGCGTCGCGCAAGTCGACGCGGTCGGGGTCCTGATGGCCGAACTGCGTCTTGTGGCTGACAATATAGACGTTTGCGCCGGCCTCGCGGCACGCTCCGAGGAACTCGCGGACGCCCGGGTAGATTTCGGCGCCGCCAATTCCCTTGCCGTAGACGAAGCCCTGCAGGCCTTGCCAGGCAAGCTCGCCGCCCGCGCGGGACCGCACATGATCCCGCACGTCGGTCTTCAATCCCTCCCACCCCTCAGGCACCAGCCCACGCTGACGCGCGACGGCGGCAAAGACCTTGTCGTAGCAGATGATCGTGTTGTCGAAATCGATGCCGATCCGCACGCCGCTCACTTCAGG
This genomic stretch from Bradyrhizobium sp. CCGB12 harbors:
- a CDS encoding aminoglycoside phosphotransferase family protein, with the protein product MSEPDISAQDAVSIGSRLAGARVAAAQPARSGGNNRVFRLEMAEGPPLALKHYPSDGRDRLGQEYDALSFLSRHGITSTPRPIAKDANAFCAIYQWFDGDSAVLRPRDDDADQLADFLIELQKLHNAEGAQTLRNASASIFSPEAAIAQYEQRLDGLRRASQDQPDLRAFMDGSLVPSTAIAIRQLRRRYAELGRDPAADLAPTHRALSPSDFGLHNALRADDGRLRFIDFEYFGWDDPVKLVSDTAIHPGSDLPEASANRLIERLSRAFEAGDDAFAIRRDVLYPVFGAIWCLIVLNAYLPESRSRRALAAQGGDLTVRLAGQLDKARRLHQMICQRDPDLTPR